The genomic window CCGGTCCCCCGTCCCGGTCTCTACTCCCGGTCCCTACTCCCGGtccggtcccggtgccggtccctGCTCCCTGTCCCGGTCCTgctcccggtcccggtgccggtccctgctccctgtcccgctcccggtcccgctcccgctccctgctccctgtcccggtcccggtcccgctcccgctcccgctcccggtgccggtgccggtgccggtgccggtgccgctcCCGGTCCCTGTCCCGGtcccgctcccggtgccggtcctggtcccgctcccggtgccgctcccgctcccggtgccgctcCCGCTCCCAGTGCCGCTCCCAGtgccgctcccggtgccgctcccggtgccggtgccggtgccgcccgGCCGCGCGCTGTCCGCTGGCCGCGGTGCTGGAAgcggcgcccgccgccccgtcccgtcccgtcccgtcccgtcccgtcccgacccgtcccgtcccgtcccgtcccgtcccgtcccgtcccgacccgtcccgtcccgtcccgccccgtcccgccccgtcccgccccgtcccgccccgtcccgtcccgtcccgtcccgtcccgccccgtcccgccccgtcccgtcccgtcccgccccgtcccgtcccgtcccgacCCGCCCCGTCCCGAcccgtcccgccccgtcccgtcccgccccgccccgccccgtcccgtcccgtcccgtcccgtcccgtcccgccccgtcccgtcccgtcccgtcccctcccgacccgtcccgtcccgtcccgtcccgtcccgccccgtcccgtcccgtcccgccccgtcccgtcccgtcccgtcccgccccgccccgtcccgtcccgtcccgtcccgtcccgccccgtcccgtcccgtcccgcggccccgcggcgcccctCGGCCGCGGGCTCTCAGAGCGCGATTTGTCTGCGCGGGGCCAATCCCGGGCGGGCCCCGCGGAGCAGCCAACGGGAGCCCGGGCCGCGGAGCTCCGGCCAAtgggcggcggccccgcggccgagCAGCCAATGGGCGCGCCGTATTCTAATGGCGCTCACCTTTATCAGAGGTGTCGCCGCTCGCCGAGCCCAAGTTGAGTGCCCGCGGCGGGGCCTCGGCGGGCGCGGGGTCAGCCGGGGCTGCTCGCCGAGGCCGTAGCCGTGCCCGCCCGCCTTGGCCGTGGCCCCCCTGGCCGGCCCGCCCGGGGTCCCGGCGTCGCCCAGGCGCCCGCTGGCCACGCGCCGGCCGGCGTGGACGCTGTGGGCCGGTAGCCCCCGGCACGGCAGGGATGGGCCGCCTGCCGCGCGCTCGGGGTGCCGGCCTCTGAGGGCTGCCCTGGTGCCGGAGACATGGACACCAACCTGCCGGGCACCTTCCTGCTCAACGGCCCCTCGCTGGGCGCCTTCCCCGAGGCCAAGGCGCCCGTCTGCCAGTACTCGGTGCAGAGCTCCTTCTACAAGCTGGGTCCCCCCGGGCTGGGCGCCCAGCTGGCTGCCGGAACCCCGCACGGCATCTCCGACATCCTCGGCCGGCCGGCGGCGACGCCGAACAgcagcctcctccccagctACCCCCACGCGGGCGGATTTAACGGACTGAGCTCCCCGGGCGTCTATTATGGGCCGCAGGTGGGGGCCCTTCCCAAGGCCGCCAGCGACTACCTGCCACGGGGCCAGAGCTGCTGGGCGGAGGCGGCCCCTGAGTGGCGGGGCGGCCGGCAGTGCGGCGCCCGTAAGtacggcggggctgggggcggcgggggggcagGCGGAGGCCGCGGGCGGCGGTGCGGCACCTTGGGGCTCTGCAGAGTCCCGTCCCGACGGCACgggggctggggcggggggcagccaCCCGAGCCACATTATCTCCATGGCCCAGCACGAGGCACGGGTGGCCGCCCTGCAGGCTGCACCGGGACGCAGAGGTTTTGGCTcgagagcaggggcaggaacgATGGTGGGGATTGGCTCTTTGCTTAGCCCCACGGCAAAGCACGGCTGATGAGGGCAGGCATAGCCCGCTGCCCCTGCAgacccctgcccccagcagcctccttGGGTCAGTgcccggcccagctcaggcCAGGGACAGGAGCTggtggcgctgcctgcctggtgCAGCTGGTGGGGGAGCACGGAGGGTGGGCAGGGTGGCCGCacttgctgggctgcaggaaccCCCCCAGTGCGCTCCCCACAGGAGcttctgctgctcagcacctgcagccgcagccccgtTTCCTCTCTCCAGGCACTGCTCTTGGCTCACGAGGGTCTGGCAGCTCAGCTGCCCGCTCTCGGCGTGGCGATGAGCCGACCCGCTTGTGCTGCCTTCCCATCGTGCACCCAGCGAGGTGCAGGGCATGGGCATGgtgctcctggtgctgtgcaGCTCTGAGGTCATGCACTGCTCCTAACAACTGTTCCCTTCTCAGCTCAGCAAAACGGTCCCGTTCCTGAGCAGCAGGTGCAGTGCCTGGATCTGGCTTTGTGGGGTGAGCACAGAGGGCTGCACAGCCCTCCCAGCATGGGACTGAAGCCTTGAAGCCGGGACACGGTTTTAATTTGGAGTGGGGTCGCAGGATAGAGGGACTCTGTGGTCGCTGAGGCTGGGGGCATGCGGGCGCAGTGTCTGGGGAAGGGAGaactgcccagagccaagcacCGCGGGGAGCCCAGGCGCtcacccccctccctcctctcatGCAGCCCCCGCTCACCTGGCCGACAGCCTGCACAAGAAGAAGCACACACGCCCGACCTTCACGGGGCACCAGATCTTTGCTCTGGAGAAGACTTTTGAGCAGACCAAGTACCTGGCAGGGCCCGAGCGGGCACGGCTGGCGTATTCCCTCGGCATGACGGAGTCCCAAGTGAAGGTGAGCGTGGGTCCTGTGGGGCACGTGGCACAGGGGGCATGGCAGGGTGGCGACTAACAGAGCCAGTCCCATGGGGTGGCAGGTTTGGTTCCAGAACCGACGCACCAAATGGAGGAAGAAGAGTGCCCTGGAGCCCTCCTCATCCTCGCAGCGGGCGGGGGGCTCTGGCGGAGAGCGGGCAGCCTCTGAGACTGAGGACGACGAGTATAACAAGCCGCTGGACCCCGACTCAGATGATGAGAAGATCCggctgctgctgaggaagcACCGCGCGGCCTTCTCGGTGCTGGGCTTGGGGACGCACagcggctgagcacagccaCGCCGGCACCGCCAGTCCCTGGGGCCATGGggtgcccggcccggcccagccgCCTGCTCTGTGCCCCTTCAGACACCTGGCTGTGGAGATGGGGCACAgctgcccccttcccccccccccccccagcagctcctgcctggggCTCCTGACTCTGGGCTGGTTGCAGCAGGCGTGGGCAGCAGCAAGCAcggctgtgccagcagcaccaaTGAAATAAAGGCCCCAGCCACAGCCAAGTCCCAGTGCTTGCTTCATGGGTGTGTGGTCTGGGGATGCCCTcgggaggctgggctggggaggggctgggaaggCACCTATGGGGTGGGAAGGGTCCATGTgccaggcaggggaaggggctgtggCTGGGGTACTGTGCATGGGGGCAGGAAGGGAGTGGGGTAGCCCTGGGAACATTTCTCAGGGTTTCTGCCCGCTTGGGCATGCATTTGCAGCAAGAGGTGCTGGTTCAAAAGTCACTTGTTAGGGCCTCTTGTTGGAACCTATTAGCAGCAAATAAATATCATTTATCTTAACGGTGTGAGTGAGAACCCATTCACCTGTCAGGGCTGCAGGATTGATGCAGTGTCAATAGCACCGACGTGTTTGCTGCCAACCtggcgccgccccccccccccccgtgctgcaCCCAGCCCGCTGCTGCCTCGGGGCTGCACACACGTGGGGACCGtgcacccccacaccccctctCCCTGGGGCTCGGCCCCTTCTCACTGATGGTGGGTGCCGCATGGGGCCAGTGGCCTCCAGCTGCCTGCGATGCCCAAGGGGCTCCCACGGGCatgggcaccctgctggggcCCGCCGGGCTGGTCGGTTGATCAGCCAAGAGCCAGCAAAATGCCAGCCGGGTATGA from Anser cygnoides isolate HZ-2024a breed goose chromosome 26, Taihu_goose_T2T_genome, whole genome shotgun sequence includes these protein-coding regions:
- the NKX6-3 gene encoding homeobox protein Nkx-6.3 isoform X2, which gives rise to MDTNLPGTFLLNGPSLGAFPEAKAPVCQYSVQSSFYKLGPPGLGAQLAAGTPHGISDILGRPAATPNSSLLPSYPHAGGFNGLSSPGVYYGPQVGALPKAASDYLPRGQSCWAEAAPEWRGGRQCGAPPAHLADSLHKKKHTRPTFTGHQIFALEKTFEQTKYLAGPERARLAYSLGMTESQVKVWFQNRRTKWRKKSALEPSSSSQRAGGSGGERAASETEDDEYNKPLDPDSDDEKIRLLLRKHRAAFSVLGLGTHSG
- the NKX6-3 gene encoding homeobox protein Nkx-6.3 isoform X1, with the protein product MDTNLPGTFLLNGPSLGAFPEAKAPVCQYSVQSSFYKLGPPGLGAQLAAGTPHGISDILGRPAATPNSSLLPSYPHAGGFNGLSSPGVYYGPQVGALPKAASDYLPRGQSCWAEAAPEWRGGRQCGAPQQNGPVPEQQVQCLDLALWAPAHLADSLHKKKHTRPTFTGHQIFALEKTFEQTKYLAGPERARLAYSLGMTESQVKVWFQNRRTKWRKKSALEPSSSSQRAGGSGGERAASETEDDEYNKPLDPDSDDEKIRLLLRKHRAAFSVLGLGTHSG